The segment AGTCAATTGGAGCGTAAGTGTAGGGGGCTCGTCATGTCCGCTTGCAAACTACAGCTATTTGGACAAATGGGAAATATCCTGCTTGGCTCCTTCAATATCCACAATCAACAACTCTCTCGTGGTTTATGCAGTTTATGGAGAATACTCAGCCTCAGATTCCAAGAGCAACTCAATCCAGTATACTGATACGGTGCCTCCGCATATAAATATCACCGCACCATCTCAGTACAGAGGCGGGATTATTCCGATAACCATTTTTGTGACAGACAATGCTGGTGTATCAAACGTTTCGGCAAACATCACATACCCAAATGGATCAGTTTATGGTCTTCCCCTCACCTTCTCAGATCCATATTATATAAACAATCTTGATACTTCCGAGCTCAATTACGGAACTTATAAGATATCAGCCCGTGCAAACGATACTTCAGGATTAACTTCAACAAATACTTCAGCGTTCAACGTTCTCCGCGGCGGTTATATAGCTGGAAACTTTACAGGACCAAATGCGACTGTTCATATCGTTGAAATAAGACTCTACGACGTTGAAGGAAATATCCTATTTGCGTTCAACTCAAGTGGAGTTTTCAACAAAACAGTAAACGCAACCGATATTGTGAATCTTGAGCTCCTGGCATTTGGCCACAAAGCAACAATAAATGGGGTAAATATCTCAAACAACATCTCCAACATTTTCAGAATTGACGAGATATATCCAACATATGTTGGAAGGGGGGCACTAAAAGCTATTTCAATAACTAATATCTCTGTAAATTACACAAACGGAACAGTTACTATGGACTATTCAGGAACAAACTACGTTTCAGAATCAAACGTCGGCTTGTACAAGTGCTCTGTCTGGGACTTTAAAACACGCACGTGTACATCTGGCTGGGAGCGCCAAACAAACGTTTATGTAGATAGAATAAATCACAAAATAAGTGCAAACATATCAAGCTTCTCAGCATACGCAGTAGCTGAATATATCTGTGGCGATGGCGTCTGCCATTCTACTTATGGAGAAAGTAATGCCTTATGCCCATCAGATTGTCCGCTTCCAAGTCAATCCACTCAAGTTCAGGTTAGCGGTGGAAGCTCAACCTCTTATTCCACCACAACTATCCAAGGCGCAAGCGAGCAACAGCTAAAAGAGATACGCACTGAGATAGAGAAGCTTCAGTCTATGCAGCCGGGAAGCGAAGATTTCAAAAAGCAAGTTGCACTCATAGAAGAGCTTTACAAAAACCTAAGCTCACAACTTATGGCTGGAGCAAATCTTTCTGCCCACGGAATGCAGACTGTTACAAACAGCATATACTTTGAGCTTTATCCAGGAGAGGAAACAACTACTTCAACTACACTAAGAAGTACATTAGATGCTGAAACCAAAGTAACCATAAGAGTAGTGGGCAACGTAAAGCCATACGTTGTGCCCTCCGTAGAGTCCTTAACCATCCCTCCACACGGTGAGGCGGATATCACTCTCTACGTTACACTTCCCCCAGACGCAAAGCCGGGAGTATATTATGGCTCGGTTGAATTTGAGAACGACGTCGGTGGATTGATACAAGTACCATTTAATCTTAGGATATTGCAGGAAAAAGATAGGCTATTGGACCTAAAAATACAGCCCGTCGACAATGTCGTTGAACCCGGCGGAAGGCTGAGAATAGAAACAAACATCTACAACCTTGGGGAAGCTCGCAGAGTTGATGCCCAACTGAAAATCCAAATGATCGAGCAGACAACTGATAAAATCTTAACACAAATCGAAGAGGCTCTTGCAATAGAGACTTCACTCTCATCAGTTAAGACGGTGGAAGTGCCTGGCGATGCAGTTGAAGGGAAGTATATACTCCGTGCAATTGCAACTTACCCTGTGTCTTCAGGACTTTCACGAGAAGCCGTATCAGTTTCTACAGTACAAGTTCGCCGCTCCCTCACACCTCTACTCCTCTTTTTTGTTGTGCTTGTGCTTGTTGGTGGCGGGTATGTCTTGTGGAAGCGGAGGGAGAGAGAAAAGAAGAGATTTATGGTAAAAATAGACTTCTCAAAGCTACCTCAGTTTGATGAGCGGACAGCTTTCATAGGAAAAATAGCAGAGACAAATGTGCGTGCCGGATTCCCCATAGACAAACTAGTTATGCATACCCTTATTGCAGGCGCGTCTGGTTCAGGAAAGACCGTTGCAGCTCAGGTTATAGTTGAAGAAGTGCTAAAGAAAAAAGTTGCGGTAATCGTTTTTGACCCAACTGCTCAATGGACAGGATTCTTAAGAAAGAACACTACAAAGGAGATGTTGGATCTCTACCCCCAGTTTGGAATGAGCAAATCAGAAGCCACGGCGTTCTCTGGTAATATATACCTCCTAAAAAACCCAAGCCAAAAGATAAACATTAGAGAGTTCATGAAGCAAGGTGAAATATCTGTCTTTACCCTTGCAGGCTTCAAATCCACAGACATAGAAACATTGGTCTCAAATGTAATAGACCAAGTATTTGAGCTTAAGCTTGACGAATCAAAACAGCTTAGGCTCCTTATAGTGTTTGACGAAGTTCACAGACTACTTCCAAAATTTGGTGGCACAGGAAAGGGCTTTACCAATATCGAACGCGCTGTGCGAGAATTTAGAAAATGGGGAGTAGGAATGCTTCTATCCTCACAGGTTCTATCTGACTTTGTAGGCGAGATAAAAACAAACATATCAACAGAAATCCAGCTTAGAACAAAATACGAAGAAGACCTCAACCGCATAAAGATGAAATACGGGGAAGAAATATTGCGATACATAGTCAAATCCCCAGTTGGAACCGCCATGATACAAAATGCAGAATTTAACCGAGGCAACCCATACTTTGTTTCATTCAGGCCGTTGCTTCATTCAATAGTCCGCCTCTCAGACAAGGCTCTAGAAACTTATCAGAAATACAATGAACGAATTTCCAAGATAGTCGAAACGATGGAATATCTCAAATCAAAAGAAGTTGATGTGTTTGATGCCGAACTTGAACTTAAGCTTGCAAAGGATAAGCTAAATAAGGGTTCATTTGAAGTGGTGGAGATATACCTCGACTCTCTTGAGAAGAAACTTGAACAGATAAAAAGAAAAATAGGCTAGCTAACTGTTGCCATGCCCCTACAAGCCCCATGCCTACACTGGCTTAAACTTTAAGATTTTTGCCAACAGCTACAAGTAGGTCAATTGTCCTATCCACATCCTTCAAAGAACAGACTTGAACATTTGAATGTATGTACCTAGTTGGGACGCAGATTGCTATTGAAGGAATGCCGCCTCTTACATTATAAACGCTTGCAGCATCCGTTGCTCCCCCCTCAATGACCTCAAGTTGTACTGGAACCTTTGCTTTTTTTGCAATAGTTATAACATCTTGGAGAAGTTTTCTGTCAGCAACGTTGCCTCTTCCACCAGCTTCAACGAATGTGATGGCAGGCCCACCATCTAACTTTAAGGGAGCTTCATCCTCGCCGACTTCGGGATGGTCTCCAGCAATGGAAGTATCAACAGCAACGAATGCAGATGGTTCTTCATTGTATGCTGAAATCTTTGCTCCCTTTCCAAAGGTAGATACTTCTTCTTGCGCTGTCCCAACAAACAATATGTTACTACCCTTCAGTCTTTTTGCAAGTTCAAGCAATATGTAGCATCCTATCCTATCATCCAACGCTTTCCCAGTTATCCGTGAGTTTGCAAGCTTCTGGAGCTTCATATCAAAGCATATGGGGTCTCCAATACAAATTCCTATGCTTTCGGCGTCTTTCTTACTCTTAGCTCCAACATCAATAAAGAGGTTTTTTTTGTCAATTGCTGATTTCATCTCCTCCTCCTTCATAAGATGTGGCGGCTTTGAGCCTATTACCCCATAAACATTCCCGTTCTTCGTCTGGATTATTATTCTTTGATTTACAAGGGTTCTGTTATCTATCCCTCCTACTTTGATGAATTTTATAAATCCCTTGTCAGTGATATGTTTTACCATCATGCCAATCTCATCCATATGTGCTCCGAACATAAGAGGCCTTTTTCCAGCTTCCTTCCCTCGAGCAATAACATTCCCAAACCTATCTATCTCAACCTCTAATCCGGCTTTTTCAAACTCTTCACGCATAACTTTCACTATCCCTTCCTCTCTTCCAGGTATCCCAAATGCCTCTGAAAGTTTAGCTATAAGTCCAACATCAGCCATTCATATCACCTTCCTATTCTTCTTTTGGGCTTCTTTTTAAAAGTCTTTTGAATACTAACTCACATATGATTCGCCTGGTCTTTTTAGGCACCTCAGCAGCAATACCCTCTCCCGACCGTAATCTTTCTTCCATCGCAATCCAAAAAGACGGTTCAGTCTATCTTTTTGATTGTGGAGAAGGCACTCAGAGACAGATGATGCGATACGGCGTCAGCTATGAAAAAGTCGTAGCTATATTCATAACACATCTGCACTTAGACCATTTCCTTGGAATATTTGGCTTGCTTGAAACAAGGAAGTTAAAGGGAAGGACTGAAAAAATAAAGATTTTTGGGCCGCCTGGAACCAAAAATCTCTTTGAAAAGGAAGAGTATGTGGAGGTTTTTGATATTCTAAGGGGAGGAAAAGTATATTCTGATAAAGGCTTTTGTGTTTTTGCATTTCGTTCAAATCATGGCCTTAAGTATTCATTTGGATACATCTTCCAAGAAAGCGAAAAGATAAGATTTATCGCAGAGAAAGCTCATGCCATGGGCTTAAAAGGACCGATGTTTTCACAAATACTTCAAAAAGGAAAACTAAAAGTAGGAAACAGAACAATACTCCTTTCAGAAATATCATACAAGGCAAAGGGAAAATGCATTGTGTATACTGGAGATACTAAGCCTCTCCACAGAGTGCCTCAACTAGCAAAGAATGCAGATATCATAATTCACGATGCTACTTATTCTGTTGAGCGCTCAAGAGAGGCTAGAGAAAGAAACCATTCAACCAGCGCTGATGCAGCAAGATTTGCCAAAAAGGCAAAGTCAAAACTCCTTATCCTCACCCATATAAGCGGAAGATATCCCAACCCAACCATTCTTGAAGATGAAGCAAAAAGAATATTCAAAAACAGTCGGGCAGCCTATGATGGGATGGAAATACTCCTCTAATTCTCTTATAATCTGCTTGTAGCGCAGGGTTCTACTTCATATAATCATGAAGCCGGATTCTCGTGGCCTTCGGTTTGTGTCTCTTGCTTTTGTATAGATATCTTTGGAGGCATCATCGGAGGTGATAGATTCACGATGCGGACTGCTAAAATGCCATTAGTTGAGCAAGTGAAATTAACAGTATTTAACACAGCTTCTGCAAAATCATCTGGAAGCTTTCTTTCCTTTTCCCACTTTTCCTTTATCTTTTTGGCAGTTTTTTCCTCTTCATTTGCATAGAGTACTCCGGACATTTTGAGGCTTCCTACGTCTTTGTCATATTTGGCGTGATATGTGTAATAGACTTCAACCCTCCTTCCATTTATCTTTACATCGTCCATAGAAATATTTATTGAAATTCCAACCATAGGCTCGTCGCTGTCTTTTCTTACTTCAACAGAATTAATTCTCCCGCTTACTATCATACAACCACCTCAGCATTCATATTTTCCCTTCAAAACTATTAAATAACTGCTTTTCATTAGTAAGTACGATGGTAAGTACTATGAAAAGTTGTTCTTTGCTCTTTACCTTAATCGCCATTTCGAGCCTCTTATTCTCAGGCTTCTCCACAGACCGTTTTGCACTTTTAATCTCAATAGATGAAAAGGGAAATACATACGTAGAGGAGAGACTTGACATCACTATAACCTCACAACAATCAATAGCACTTTATAGAAGCGCCATCAAGAGCACTGAACTTGCTAAACTCAGAGACATACTGAATCTTTCAGATGTCAGATATCATATATCCGGTGCCTACACCAACATACAAAATGTTCGACTACGCTTAACTCCCCCGTATTGGTGCAATGAATTTAAGGCAACCTGTCAGGCCACAGTCTTTCTAACTTATGATGTAGCACCTATTTTTCTGAACAATACAAAACAAAAATCTTCAGTTTTCTTTGCAGATGCATTTAAGCCACGCACCACCCGATATACCTTGAATACCAACTCCATCACCATCGGATCAAGCGAAGCAGGGATAATAAGAGTTGGAAGACAGGAAAACCTCACACTGCTGATTCCACAAAATGCAAAAGCATTCATGCAACCACCACCGTTGGAAGTTGAGGAACGAGTTGGACCGGGAGGAAAATTCAAAAAATACACATGGAGCGGCTCAGAGATTTTTGAGTTTTCATTTGAATACGAAGAAAGCCTGGAATCAGAAGTTCTTGGCTTCTTTGGTTCATTCCAGAGATCAATCCAAAATCTCATTTTTGGGCCAGAAGGAGCAGCCGTGATCGTGATAATTGTAGTTGTAGTTGGTTCTTATCTTTATCTAAACTTCATAATAAAGAAAAATAGGCAAAAATAATCCAATAAATCAAATAGATTATACCCAATAATAATCAATAATCTCCTGTAGGAGGGAAGGGGTTAGGAGGCAGCAGAAATAAAATCAGAAAAAACACAAAAATCGGAGGGTAGTGTGTTATGATTCTTCACCAATACGAAAAGCGCATTCTCTTGGCGCTCAGGCCCCTAAATCATTCACTATCGCTATCAGAAACCGCTAAGAAAGCATCCCTTTCAGAGGACGCCGCAATAAAAGCTGCAATGTGGCTTGCTGAGAAGGGACTTGCAAAGATAAAT is part of the Candidatus Anstonellales archaeon genome and harbors:
- a CDS encoding M42 family metallopeptidase — translated: MADVGLIAKLSEAFGIPGREEGIVKVMREEFEKAGLEVEIDRFGNVIARGKEAGKRPLMFGAHMDEIGMMVKHITDKGFIKFIKVGGIDNRTLVNQRIIIQTKNGNVYGVIGSKPPHLMKEEEMKSAIDKKNLFIDVGAKSKKDAESIGICIGDPICFDMKLQKLANSRITGKALDDRIGCYILLELAKRLKGSNILFVGTAQEEVSTFGKGAKISAYNEEPSAFVAVDTSIAGDHPEVGEDEAPLKLDGGPAITFVEAGGRGNVADRKLLQDVITIAKKAKVPVQLEVIEGGATDAASVYNVRGGIPSIAICVPTRYIHSNVQVCSLKDVDRTIDLLVAVGKNLKV
- a CDS encoding ribonuclease Z, yielding MIRLVFLGTSAAIPSPDRNLSSIAIQKDGSVYLFDCGEGTQRQMMRYGVSYEKVVAIFITHLHLDHFLGIFGLLETRKLKGRTEKIKIFGPPGTKNLFEKEEYVEVFDILRGGKVYSDKGFCVFAFRSNHGLKYSFGYIFQESEKIRFIAEKAHAMGLKGPMFSQILQKGKLKVGNRTILLSEISYKAKGKCIVYTGDTKPLHRVPQLAKNADIIIHDATYSVERSREARERNHSTSADAARFAKKAKSKLLILTHISGRYPNPTILEDEAKRIFKNSRAAYDGMEILL